A single window of Synechococcus sp. CBW1004 DNA harbors:
- a CDS encoding response regulator transcription factor, with product MASSAQQQGLPSVETVCSLEGCLAWLAHSTPVALLWQVDHTTLPNRSILTEALEQLRRAAPAMPLLVQLDTATPEERIAVLDGGADDVISSSCNPGELWARLRVWRRRSRLAGGDRAADLLCHRDLQVGIKSRTVLRAGKPLKLTVKEFDLLLYLLRHKQQVMPRLEILKAVWGETWVGDDNLLDVYVRYLRRKVERPDLEPLIHTVRGVGFVLR from the coding sequence TTGGCTTCCTCGGCCCAGCAGCAGGGGTTGCCATCTGTCGAGACTGTGTGCTCGCTGGAGGGTTGTCTCGCATGGCTGGCGCACTCAACGCCGGTGGCGCTGCTGTGGCAGGTGGATCACACCACGCTTCCCAACCGCTCGATTCTGACGGAAGCTCTGGAGCAACTGCGCAGGGCGGCGCCAGCGATGCCACTGTTGGTTCAGCTTGACACCGCCACGCCCGAAGAGCGGATCGCCGTGCTGGACGGCGGCGCCGACGATGTGATCAGTAGCTCCTGCAATCCCGGCGAGCTCTGGGCGCGGCTGCGGGTCTGGCGCCGTCGCTCGCGTCTGGCTGGAGGTGATCGGGCTGCAGATCTGCTCTGTCACCGCGATCTGCAGGTGGGGATCAAGAGCCGCACGGTGTTGCGGGCAGGAAAGCCGCTGAAACTCACGGTGAAGGAATTTGATTTGCTGCTCTATCTGCTGCGCCACAAACAGCAGGTGATGCCGCGACTGGAGATCCTCAAGGCGGTGTGGGGGGAAACCTGGGTAGGTGACGACAACCTGCTTGATGTCTACGTCCGCTACTTGCGCAGAAAGGTTGAGCGCCCCGATCTCGAACCGCTCATTCACACCGTGCGCGGTGTGGGATTTGTATTGAGGTGA